A genome region from Acidobacteriota bacterium includes the following:
- a CDS encoding c-type cytochrome — translation MRLLRLRSLVLGVALAGMVGFAAGQQTAAEKTADQVFKNIQVFQGKPANELRPTMDFIASSLGVHCSFCHNTADFSSDAKPPKRRARQMVEMVYAVNKSTFDGREEVNCYTCHRGSPHPEGRLSVASLVATSSPGIGERVSGEGEAQASPARSQLPSAKDILNKYLAAIGGTDALGAVHAETVEAERAGFGRNTPVTLTRADGKLLLVAGTAKSGYDGAQFWTVGRRGTDLDPESSTVAQLRTDVPLYPAAGLDAAKARVFGVRTVNGHKAYVVAVRTDHGFASYDFDTETGLLLRYTTGAPTYLGMLPLQVNYDDYRAVGAIKLPFAITYANHEFHWERKVTSVKLNPSVDPARFAAPSAK, via the coding sequence ATGCGGCTACTTAGGTTACGTTCGCTTGTCCTTGGTGTGGCTTTGGCGGGCATGGTGGGTTTTGCGGCGGGTCAACAAACGGCAGCGGAGAAGACCGCCGATCAGGTTTTCAAAAATATTCAGGTCTTCCAAGGCAAGCCTGCCAATGAGCTGCGGCCGACGATGGACTTCATCGCCAGCTCGCTGGGCGTGCACTGCAGCTTCTGCCACAACACCGCCGACTTCAGCTCTGACGCCAAACCACCCAAGCGGCGGGCACGGCAGATGGTGGAGATGGTCTACGCCGTCAATAAATCCACCTTCGACGGCCGCGAGGAGGTGAACTGCTACACCTGCCATCGTGGCAGTCCGCATCCGGAAGGGCGGCTGAGCGTGGCCAGCCTGGTGGCGACCTCATCGCCCGGCATTGGCGAACGGGTCTCAGGCGAGGGCGAGGCGCAGGCCTCCCCGGCACGGTCTCAGTTGCCGAGCGCAAAGGACATTCTGAACAAGTACCTCGCGGCCATTGGCGGCACCGACGCCCTGGGCGCGGTGCATGCGGAAACGGTCGAAGCCGAGCGCGCAGGGTTTGGCCGGAACACGCCGGTGACGCTGACGCGCGCAGACGGAAAGCTGCTGCTGGTGGCAGGCACGGCGAAGTCCGGCTATGACGGCGCTCAGTTCTGGACAGTCGGGCGGCGCGGAACCGATCTGGACCCAGAAAGCAGCACCGTCGCGCAGTTGCGCACCGATGTGCCGCTGTATCCGGCAGCCGGGCTCGACGCCGCCAAGGCGCGCGTGTTTGGCGTGCGGACGGTGAACGGCCACAAAGCCTATGTCGTCGCCGTGCGCACCGATCATGGCTTTGCCAGCTACGATTTCGACACCGAAACCGGTTTGCTGCTGCGCTACACCACGGGCGCGCCGACCTATCTCGGCATGCTGCCACTGCAGGTGAACTACGACGACTACCGCGCGGTGGGTGCGATCAAGCTGCCCTTCGCCATCACCTACGCCAACCATGAGTTCCACTGGGAGCGCAAGGTAACGTCCGTGAAGCTGAATCCATCCGTGGATCCGGCCCGCTTCGCAGCACCGTCAGCGAAATAA
- a CDS encoding class I SAM-dependent methyltransferase, whose protein sequence is MAARLIGAEVDYDALAPVYERVFGPEAAEGTWRTLERLLLPHLSPRARVLDLCCGTGEITARLLRAGLRVTGVDRSQAMLAYARQRAPRARFLKADMREFCPEPGSFAAVVCVYNSLPHLTSTRQLQAVFRMVARALAPGGRFVFDLYPEEAYSHGWRGVRPADGCVLAARYDAQTARAVTQIYWEGGSAELRIRCYGRADLRRLLRAAGLAEVRSYATGRATDGRQFWVCGTGRS, encoded by the coding sequence ATTGCCGCCCGCCTCATCGGGGCGGAAGTGGACTACGACGCGCTAGCGCCGGTGTACGAGCGTGTCTTCGGGCCGGAAGCGGCCGAGGGCACCTGGCGCACGCTGGAGCGGCTGCTGCTGCCTCACCTATCGCCGCGCGCGCGGGTGCTGGATTTGTGTTGCGGCACCGGCGAAATCACGGCGCGGCTGCTGCGCGCCGGCTTGCGCGTAACCGGCGTCGACCGCTCGCAGGCGATGCTGGCGTACGCGCGGCAGCGGGCGCCGCGGGCGCGCTTCCTTAAAGCCGATATGCGGGAGTTCTGTCCGGAGCCGGGGAGCTTCGCTGCCGTGGTATGCGTTTATAACAGCCTGCCGCATCTCACCAGCACGCGCCAACTCCAGGCGGTGTTCCGAATGGTGGCACGGGCACTGGCGCCAGGCGGGCGCTTCGTTTTTGACCTCTATCCGGAGGAAGCATACAGCCATGGCTGGCGCGGCGTCCGTCCTGCGGATGGTTGCGTGCTGGCAGCGCGCTACGATGCGCAAACCGCCCGCGCGGTAACACAGATCTATTGGGAGGGCGGCAGCGCGGAGCTGCGTATCCGCTGTTATGGCCGCGCGGACCTGCGGCGCCTGTTGCGCGCTGCTGGTCTGGCGGAGGTTCGCAGCTACGCTACCGGCCGTGCCACCGACGGTCGTCAATTCTGGGTCTGTGGCACTGGGCGGAGCTGA